The genomic DNA ACACGCTTCTGCAAGCTGCAGGTGAGAGACGTCTTCAAGAGATCCCTCTTTGTGGAGCTGATCCTGGCGGTGCAGCAAGGCAGCGCGGACACATTTGTGAGCATGGAGTAGGCAGAGGTCAGCGCTAGCAGCAGTGCGAGGTGGccgaggagagagagagagagagagagcacgCCAAAGAGAGAGCGCGAGGTGGCCAAAGAGGCCTCTCGCTGCAAGGAGGCTTGTGACAGAGGCTGCGTTACCACCTGGGCAACGGCCGCCCACCCTCTTCACCAGAGACCGTTCCCTCCGGGACACTTACCCCGGGCAAAGATGCCaataaatgtttctggttttgaaaagctgcctgtaaatacgctgagagaaggaagaacgGGGGCTGGATGCGGCAGCCATTAACTGTCTGGGGACGTGAGCATAGCAGGGTGGCAAGAAGGTGCCTGGCTTacaccaggctgcagagagccgGGAGGCGGCAGGTGCCCAACCTCTGCTGATGTGGTGGGTTAACCtcggctggctgccaggtgcccagcaaGCCGCTCTCCCAttgcccctcctcagcaggagagggggagaaaaggagacgaAAAAGCTCGCGGGTCGacataaggacagggagattgcCATACCTATTAGCACcagaggcaaaacagactcgacccggggaaaaggaatttcatttattgccaTTCTGAAATGGAGTAGGATGGTGAGCAGCAAAGTCACAAGTAAAAGCACCTGCCCCCAACCCGCCACgccttcttcccaggcacaaCCTCAATCCTTCACTCCCACCTCCTTTACCTCCTCACCCGCGAGGGGCACAGGGCATGGGGAATAGGGGTTGCGGCCAGTTCCTAATAGTCGTCCTTCCCATGGGCCCTTGCCAAGAGCCGCAGTTCGTCTagagctgctccagcacggCTCCCCCGTGGGCCACAGCTCTTGCCACAAGAagacctgcccctgctcctgctttggCTCACGTCAGGACCCTGGTCCGCTGTGGGCTCTTCAGAGGAGATgatcaggagagaaagaagaaaaggcgggagtggggcagagtagagaggaaaaagggaagcaaaggaagGCCAAAGGGAGATGGACTGGAAGAGGAtaaagaagaggcaggagaaaagggagaagaaaagaggtgagGCAAAAAGGAGCCAGAGGCGGGAGAAGGAAAGTAAATGGAGCAGAAAGGGGGGGAGAGGCGTGGTCGGGCGGGGCGTGGGAGGGGTGTGCCTGTGATGCGCTCTGGCGCCTGTGACAGCACAGGGGACGTGTCACGGTGGCAGTGGTTATCAGGGGCAccggcaggcagcgctgccccagTACGGCTTGGGGCAGCGGTGAGTGCACACACGGCGGGGAGGTTGGCGTGGGCTGGACGAGGGCCGGAGCCGGACCGCgggcccccggggaggggggtctgACCCTGTGGCGAGGCTCTGGCACTCGTGGGagagctgtgggcagggcacggtgctgccagcgccggggctgggcacaggccttgctgcctcccagctgcctcgccccctctcctgcctgcccccatgtccctgaggctcctgctccccctgcccagccccactcagctcccttctctcccctctcctgcaggccaTGGCTCTGGTGACATGGTTCACCTTGATTGTGATGGGCATCATGCACGTGCCACTGCAGGTCGGGCATGGTCCGGACGTGGCCAGGTGCCAGCGCGAGCAAGAGcgtctggagctgctgctccaggataTGGCTCGGCTGCTTGAAGAGATGCAGCTGAAACCCCAGGAGTCGAGCTGGGTGACCAGGGGAGCCCTGCTCCTTGCTTCcttgcagcagtggcagttctgggcctttgctggaggcctgctcctgctcttttgGCTCTGCTGGCGGCCCTGGAAGAGGAGCCGTGagccaggaagcagcagcaagcgTGGCAGCTCCACAAgccttgaggaggaggagaaggaagaagagggggacgacccattgcacatggacaggtTTCTGCATGAGTGCACATCGTGGCCACTGCGGAAGAGGCAACGAGAGTGCACGATGGTGGAAGAGCTCGTGAACGACCTTCTCCGGGTCTGCCGAATCCTGTGCGGCAATGGCTTCATGCCACGACTGCAGCCAGCTGTCGGGGTGGGTGCCTTCCTGAAAGGCTGGAATGGTCGTGCAGAAGACCTTGTCTATCGCCTGCTTGTGCCCCTGAAGCCACCCGCTGGGCACTCCTTCCACCTCGAGCTGGGCACCGAAGGGGACATGCCGCTCAGGAACTCCTGCCTGCGTGTGGAACTGGAGTGCCTGTGCACCAGGGAGCGGCAGCTGGGGGacatgctctgcttcctccaccACCCTGAGGATGAGCTGATGAGCAGTCAGGAAGCCAGCCTCCTGCAAACCCTCTGCACCGGCTCGTACCTCGACGTGCAGAAAACCGCCTTCTGGCTCCAGGGGCTGATGAAAGCAGCCTCCATTCTTGCGCCTCCAGCCACCAAGTGCAAGCTAAAAGTGCTGCCCTCCACACGCTTCTGCAAGCTGCAGGTGAGAGACGTCGTCAAGAGATCCCTCTTTGTGGAGCTGATCCTGGCGGTGCAGCAAGGCAGCGCGGACACATTTGTGAGCATGGAGTAGGCAGAGGTCAGCCCTAGCAGCAGTGCGAGGTGGccgaggagagagagagagagagagagcacgCCAAAGAGAGAGCGCGAGGTGGCCAAAGAGGCCTCTCGCTGCAAGGAGGCTTGTGACAGAGGCTGCGTTACCACCTGGGCAACGGCCGCCCACCCTCTTCACCAGAGACCGTTCCCTCCGGGACACTTACCCCGGGCAAAGATGCCaataaatgtttctggttttgaaaagctgcctgtaaatacgctgagagaaggaagaacgGGGGCTGGATGCGGCAGCCATTAACTGTCTGGGGACGTGAGCATAGCAGGGTGGCAAGAAGGTGCCTGGCTTacaccaggctgcagagagccgGGAGGCGGCAGGTGCCCAACCTCTGCTGATGTGGTGGGTTAACCtcggctggctgccaggtgcccagcaaGCCGCTCTCCCAttgcccctcctcagcaggagagggggagaaaaggagacgaAAAAGCTCGCGGGTCGacataaggacagggagattgcCATACCTATTAGCACcagaggcaaaacagactcgacccggggaaaaggaatttcatttattgccaTTCTGAAATGGAGTAGGATGGTGAGCAGCAAAGTCACAAGTAAAAGCACCTGCCCCCAACCCGCCACgccttcttcccaggcacaaCCTCACTCCTTCACTCCCACCTCCTTTACCTCCTCACCCGCGAGGGGCACAGGGCATGGGGAATAGGGGTTGCGGCCAGTTCCTAATAGTCGTCCTTCCCATGGGCCCTTGCCAAGAGCCGCAGTTCGTCTAGAGCTGCTCCAGCGCGGCTCCCCCGTGGGCCACAGCTCTTGCCACAAGAagacctgcccctgctcctgccttggcTCACGTCAGGACCCTGGTCCGCTGTGGGCTCTTCAGAGGAGATgatcaggagagaaagaagaaaaggcgggagtggggcagagtagagaggaaaaagggaagcaaagaaagGCCAAAGGGAGATGGACTGGAAGAGGAtaaagaagaggcaggagaaaagggagaagaaaagaggtgagGCAAAAAGGAGCCAGAGGCGGGAGAAGGAAAGTAAATGGAGCAGAAAGGGGGGGAGAGGCGTGGTCGGGCGGGGCGTGGGAGGGATGTGCCTGTGATGCGCTCTGGCGCCTGTGACAGCACAGGGGACGTGTCACGGTGGCAGTGGTTATCAGGGGCAccggcaggcagcgctgccccagTACGGCTTGGGGCAGCGGTGAGTGCACACGCGGCGGGGAGGTTGGCGTGGGCTGGACGAGGGCCGGAGCCGGACCGCgggcccccggggaggggggtctgACCCTGTGGCGAGGCTCTGGCACTCGCGGGagagctgtgggcagggcacggtgctgccagcgccggggctgggcacaggccttgctgcctcccagctgcctcgccccctctcctgcctgcccccatgtccctgaggctcctgctccccctgcccagccccactcagctcccttctctcccctctcctgcaggccaTGGCTCTGGTGACATGGTTCACCTTGATTGTGATGGGCATCATGCACGTGCCATTGCAGGTCGGGCATGGTCCGGATGTGGCCAGGTGCCAGCGCGAGCAAGAGcgtctggagctgctgctccaggataTGGCTCGGCTGCTTGAAGAGATGCAGCTGAAACCCCAGGAGTCGAGCTGGGTGACCAGGGGAGCCCTGCTCCTTGCTTCcttgcagcagtggcagttctgggcctttgctggaggcctgctcctgctcttttgGCTCTGCTGGCGGCCCTGGAAGAGGAGCCGTGagccaggaagcagcagcaagcatggCAGCTCCACAAgccttgaggaggaggaggagaaggaagaagagggggacgacccattgcacatggacaggtTTCTGCATGAGTGCACATCGTGGCCACTGCGGAAGAGGCA from Phalacrocorax aristotelis chromosome 9, bGulAri2.1, whole genome shotgun sequence includes the following:
- the LOC142062274 gene encoding inositol 1,4,5-trisphosphate receptor-interacting protein-like 1; protein product: MALVTWFTLIVMGIMHVPLQVGHGPDVARCQREQERLELLLQDMARLLEEMQLKPQESSWVTRGALLLASLQQWQFWAFAGGLLLLFWLCWRPWKRSREPGSSSKRGSSTSLEEEEKEEEGDDPLHMDRFLHECTSWPLRKRQRECTMVEELVNDLLRVCRILCGNGFMPRLQPAVGVGAFLKGWNGRAEDLVYRLLVPLKPPAGHSFHLELGTEGDMPLRNSCLRVELECLCTRERQLGDMLCFLHHPEDELMSSQEASLLQTLCTGSYLDVQKTAFWLQGLMKAASILAPPATKCKLKVLPSTRFCKLQVRDVVKRSLFVELILAVQQGSADTFVSME